From one Peredibacter starrii genomic stretch:
- a CDS encoding ABC1 kinase family protein has protein sequence MDLIKTSIGISKTIKNVSRFREILNVLSRHGFSELIIKSGLDKVIPGFVLPARVSELRSEDMSNEEWWQVFGEQLRKSFEELGPSFIKLGQLMATREDILDPALIRELKLLQNKVKGIPFETAQKVIEDNLGKRLSDIFLTIDEEAIGTASIGVVYKAQLHNGQKVVVKVRRPGIAKLIHTDFEILLFIVQKLEKVSSEIKFLGMSKMISDFFKSTQNELNFMIEAQNCDRLRKNLELIDKDQYLVVPKVYREFTTEEVLVLEYLDGRPFNEFRSMEELGSDMVVKLEKSIELFTHTLLADGFFHADLHGGNFFVLENRKIGIIDFGLMGTLSKKNRANLISILYAVITYNFDNLVYEFLDVAEYESVPDHEELIRDIKDSISPYIGLSVKETNMTELVRNLIRTLSKHELYLPREWFIIFRALMTLDGVGKSIGMDLNIFKVLEKDLPNLVSELLSRKNAQEELMWVAKDVVTSLRIVPKHLKWFLKEISQNNYSLELRIRDLDKLSKGLNRSLYSLGLSLMACIFILCGAIFVRNVNVLSFYDIPLLTWIFWAFGGYLMIRIAMLRKF, from the coding sequence ATGGACTTAATTAAGACAAGTATAGGAATTTCCAAAACGATCAAAAACGTTTCTCGTTTTAGAGAGATTCTTAATGTCTTGAGTCGCCATGGTTTCTCTGAACTCATCATCAAATCTGGTCTTGATAAAGTCATTCCTGGATTCGTGCTTCCGGCACGAGTTTCAGAATTACGTAGTGAAGACATGTCTAATGAAGAGTGGTGGCAGGTCTTTGGGGAACAGCTTCGAAAAAGTTTTGAAGAACTCGGACCAAGTTTTATTAAGCTCGGCCAGCTTATGGCGACCCGTGAAGACATTCTTGATCCCGCACTTATTCGAGAATTAAAACTCCTCCAAAATAAAGTGAAAGGCATTCCGTTTGAGACCGCTCAAAAAGTCATTGAAGATAACCTCGGAAAGCGCCTAAGTGATATCTTTCTCACAATAGATGAGGAAGCGATTGGGACCGCATCCATTGGTGTTGTGTATAAAGCACAACTTCACAATGGCCAGAAAGTCGTAGTTAAGGTCCGTCGTCCTGGAATTGCCAAACTTATTCATACTGATTTTGAAATTCTTCTTTTCATCGTTCAGAAACTTGAAAAGGTCTCATCTGAGATCAAGTTCCTGGGCATGTCGAAGATGATTTCTGATTTTTTCAAAAGCACTCAAAACGAACTCAATTTCATGATTGAGGCACAGAACTGTGATCGCCTTCGAAAAAATCTGGAATTGATTGATAAAGATCAGTATCTGGTTGTGCCGAAAGTTTACCGAGAATTTACGACGGAAGAAGTTTTGGTGCTTGAGTATCTGGATGGGCGACCATTCAATGAGTTCAGATCGATGGAAGAGCTTGGCTCTGACATGGTAGTGAAGCTAGAGAAGAGTATTGAGCTATTCACACACACTCTACTAGCGGATGGATTCTTCCATGCCGATCTTCATGGCGGGAATTTCTTCGTTCTCGAGAACCGTAAAATCGGAATCATTGATTTTGGTTTGATGGGAACCCTCTCAAAGAAGAACCGCGCCAATCTCATTTCTATTCTCTACGCCGTTATCACTTATAATTTTGATAATCTAGTTTATGAGTTTTTGGATGTGGCCGAGTATGAATCAGTACCTGATCACGAAGAGTTAATCCGTGACATTAAGGATTCCATCTCTCCTTATATTGGTCTCAGTGTAAAAGAAACCAATATGACGGAACTGGTGCGAAATCTTATTCGCACGTTGAGTAAGCACGAACTTTATCTTCCACGCGAGTGGTTTATCATTTTCCGTGCTCTCATGACATTGGATGGAGTCGGTAAGTCGATTGGAATGGATTTAAACATCTTCAAGGTGCTGGAGAAGGATCTTCCAAATCTAGTATCAGAACTTCTATCAAGAAAGAATGCTCAAGAAGAACTTATGTGGGTGGCGAAGGACGTAGTGACGTCGCTTCGAATTGTTCCAAAACATCTAAAGTGGTTCCTGAAAGAGATCTCGCAGAATAATTATTCTCTTGAGCTTAGAATCCGCGATCTGGATAAATTATCCAAAGGTCTCAATCGCTCTTTATATTCTCTGGGCCTTTCTCTTATGGCCTGTATTTTTATTCTCTGCGGCGCTATCTTCGTGAGGAACGTCAATGTCCTCAGTTTTTATGACATTCCTCTCTTAACTTGGATCTTTTGGGCCTTTGGTGGTTACCTTATGATCCGGATTGCGATGCTCCGGAAGTTCTAG
- a CDS encoding GNAT family N-acetyltransferase produces the protein MGKIFPLSDKPSCFEATVKLIEKSFHYKRPNSFEIDFAPLIDKSNHKNCFIMLDENENVLAHIGAKDQFLTLGNKQFPITMLGGIAVDEARRGEGHFQTLLQDVLAEKRSDTTLFLLWSDMEKLYNKFGFHLCGNQFEYSSEREESHFIKTKYKDLSETEQKEIQALYKESFAKTYLTLNRKDADWKLIEKISSADLFIKKHNGRISHYYFMNKGQDLPEIIYEYGTKEDMNAFIKEIGAFGKVWMGKPLVETESLQYQFFMTPGDLRLFTEFTLAFTDNKVSIRNINPMKQEVYFDYNEELLGLDLDEFLRGLFGPGTFEEIDMPTIFLSGLDSI, from the coding sequence ATGGGCAAGATTTTCCCCTTAAGTGATAAGCCCTCATGTTTTGAGGCCACAGTTAAGTTAATTGAGAAGTCGTTCCACTATAAGAGGCCAAATTCCTTCGAAATCGACTTCGCTCCTCTTATTGATAAGAGTAATCACAAGAATTGTTTCATCATGCTAGATGAGAATGAAAATGTGCTCGCTCATATTGGTGCGAAAGATCAGTTTCTCACTCTAGGAAACAAGCAATTTCCCATTACGATGTTAGGTGGAATTGCAGTTGATGAAGCTCGCAGAGGAGAAGGACATTTTCAAACTCTCCTGCAAGATGTTCTGGCAGAGAAAAGAAGTGATACCACTCTCTTTCTACTCTGGAGTGACATGGAAAAACTCTATAACAAATTTGGGTTTCATCTTTGTGGGAATCAATTTGAGTATTCTTCAGAGCGAGAAGAGAGTCATTTCATTAAAACGAAATACAAAGATCTCTCTGAAACAGAACAAAAAGAAATTCAAGCGCTCTATAAAGAATCATTCGCAAAAACATATCTGACTCTGAATCGTAAAGACGCAGACTGGAAGTTAATTGAGAAGATTTCGTCTGCTGATCTCTTTATTAAGAAGCATAATGGGAGAATCTCTCATTATTACTTCATGAATAAGGGTCAGGACCTACCTGAGATCATCTACGAATACGGCACTAAAGAAGATATGAATGCCTTTATTAAAGAGATCGGAGCTTTTGGTAAGGTCTGGATGGGGAAACCTCTGGTTGAGACTGAGAGCCTTCAGTATCAGTTCTTCATGACTCCTGGTGATTTAAGACTCTTCACTGAATTCACTCTCGCCTTCACAGATAATAAGGTCAGCATTCGTAATATCAATCCTATGAAGCAAGAAGTGTACTTTGATTATAATGAGGAACTTCTGGGGCTTGATCTGGATGAGTTCTTGAGAGGGCTGTTTGGACCAGGGACTTTTGAAGAGATTGATATGCCGACGATTTTTCTATCTGGATTAGATAGTATTTGA
- a CDS encoding flagellin N-terminal helical domain-containing protein: MGLRINTNVSSLNAQRNLGQTRGAQQKVLEQLSSGQRINRAGDDAAGLAISENLKAQIRGLGQAERNAQDGVSLVQIAEGALAEVGNIMIRLRELAVQAASDTIGPTERKFLNVEFEQLMSEVDRIANSTEFNRVPLLNGTGSVFDIQIGTRNDPLSDRLTFDASSADVNVAALGLNLASVSDKISAQNSLAAIDQAIQSVSGIRADFGALQNRLQSTINNIQISNENLSAANSRIRDADIASATSELTRTNILMQAGTSVLAQANQSTTNALSLINAASQG; this comes from the coding sequence ATGGGTTTAAGGATTAACACTAACGTTTCGTCGCTAAACGCGCAAAGAAACTTAGGTCAAACACGTGGTGCTCAACAGAAAGTGTTAGAGCAACTATCTTCTGGTCAGCGTATTAACCGTGCTGGTGACGATGCTGCAGGTCTAGCAATCTCTGAAAACTTAAAAGCGCAAATCCGCGGTCTAGGCCAAGCGGAAAGAAACGCTCAAGACGGTGTGTCTCTAGTACAAATCGCTGAAGGTGCTTTAGCGGAAGTAGGGAACATCATGATTCGTCTTCGCGAACTAGCAGTACAGGCCGCTTCTGATACTATCGGGCCAACAGAACGTAAGTTCCTTAACGTTGAATTCGAGCAATTGATGTCAGAGGTTGACCGTATCGCAAACTCAACTGAGTTTAACCGCGTTCCACTTCTAAACGGTACAGGATCTGTATTTGATATCCAGATCGGTACACGAAATGACCCTTTATCTGACCGTTTGACGTTCGATGCTTCATCAGCAGACGTTAACGTAGCAGCTCTTGGTCTTAACCTTGCTTCTGTTTCTGACAAAATTTCTGCTCAGAACTCACTAGCAGCGATCGACCAAGCTATTCAAAGTGTTTCTGGTATCCGTGCTGACTTCGGTGCTCTTCAGAACCGTCTTCAGTCGACCATTAACAACATCCAGATCTCGAATGAAAACTTGTCAGCTGCGAATTCTCGAATCCGTGATGCAGACATTGCTTCAGCGACTTCTGAATTAACTAGAACGAACATCTTGATGCAAGCAGGTACTTCAGTATTGGCACAAGCGAACCAGTCTACGACGAACGCTCTCAGCCTTATTAATGCCGCTTCTCAGGGTTAA
- a CDS encoding flagellin, translating into MGMRINTNISSIAAQRALGITKNNLDNNLRKMSSGERITRASDDAAGLAISEKLKAHIRGLRQAKRNSDDGVSLIQTAEGAINEISNIIIRLRELSIQAASDTVGDTERGFSNIEFQNLLEEIQRISKGTEFNGRKLLDGTGGMVEIQVGIHNDPMQDRIKYDSTDTDTTVESLALTGEGIASKESAQLSLAKLDDALVRINGTRANLGALQNRLQSASNTIAIAEENFSAANSRIRDVDVAAETADMAKNNILTQAGVSVLAQANQAPNAALKLIG; encoded by the coding sequence ATGGGAATGAGAATTAATACAAATATCTCGAGCATTGCAGCTCAGCGTGCTCTAGGAATTACGAAGAATAATCTGGACAACAACCTTAGGAAGATGTCCAGCGGTGAAAGGATAACTCGCGCGTCGGATGATGCTGCTGGATTGGCGATTAGTGAAAAACTAAAAGCTCATATCAGAGGACTCAGACAAGCGAAAAGGAACTCAGATGACGGCGTATCACTCATTCAGACAGCAGAAGGCGCAATCAATGAGATTTCTAACATTATCATTCGCCTCAGAGAGCTTTCTATCCAAGCAGCCTCTGATACTGTTGGCGACACTGAAAGAGGGTTTTCAAACATTGAATTCCAGAATCTTCTCGAAGAGATTCAACGTATCTCAAAAGGTACAGAATTCAACGGCAGAAAGCTTCTTGATGGAACAGGTGGCATGGTTGAAATCCAAGTTGGGATTCACAACGATCCGATGCAAGATCGAATCAAGTATGACTCAACCGACACGGACACAACTGTTGAAAGCCTGGCACTTACTGGCGAAGGTATCGCAAGTAAAGAGAGCGCACAGTTATCACTCGCTAAGCTGGACGATGCATTGGTGCGAATTAACGGGACTCGCGCTAATCTTGGTGCCCTACAGAACCGTCTGCAATCAGCAAGTAACACAATTGCAATTGCAGAAGAGAACTTTAGTGCCGCCAACTCTCGAATTCGCGATGTGGATGTAGCGGCAGAAACAGCGGACATGGCCAAGAATAACATTCTTACTCAGGCCGGTGTTTCAGTCCTAGCACAAGCGAACCAGGCCCCGAACGCAGCTTTAAAGCTGATTGGCTAA
- a CDS encoding SDR family oxidoreductase — protein sequence MKKTILIFGVSSFVGSNLLESLKDEFRIIGTYHTTPVSIPGVTCLPCDVLRKDYVSNLTAIFRPDITIYAAGMSSLKECQLYPKQSDALNSAGAVNCCVAAERYGSKFIYLSSGFVLGGEDTLYREGDTPFPATSYGNSLSTTEFYIQRSCLNYLIFRCAPLYGRSFNPTHANWFETLQTAFAKGEPVYADDTVTTGFLDIQLLGKVIKATLAKGVTNRLLQITTKDTMTRYEFAKLYAKIFKKDEGLIQKTTGLFPAESPKNNNKNQTSHHFRMDTSNIEEILGVQMPKIEESLMLTYKRLNA from the coding sequence ATGAAGAAAACCATCCTGATCTTTGGAGTGTCCTCTTTCGTTGGCTCAAATTTACTAGAGTCACTGAAGGACGAGTTTCGTATAATCGGGACCTACCATACTACTCCAGTCAGTATTCCAGGAGTTACTTGTCTACCTTGTGATGTTCTCAGAAAAGACTACGTTTCAAATCTCACCGCTATTTTTCGGCCTGATATAACAATTTACGCCGCTGGTATGAGTTCCTTGAAGGAATGTCAGTTGTATCCTAAGCAATCAGACGCTTTGAATTCTGCAGGTGCCGTAAACTGTTGTGTAGCGGCCGAAAGATATGGCTCGAAATTCATTTACCTCTCATCTGGTTTCGTCCTGGGTGGAGAGGACACACTCTATCGTGAGGGGGACACGCCGTTTCCTGCCACCAGCTACGGTAATTCACTTTCAACGACCGAATTTTATATTCAGCGATCATGTTTGAATTATTTGATCTTCAGATGCGCGCCTCTTTATGGCAGAAGCTTCAATCCAACTCACGCTAATTGGTTTGAGACATTGCAAACGGCATTTGCCAAAGGTGAACCAGTGTATGCGGATGATACAGTGACAACTGGATTTTTAGATATTCAGTTATTAGGCAAAGTAATCAAGGCCACACTTGCAAAAGGTGTGACGAATCGCTTGTTGCAAATCACTACGAAAGACACCATGACTCGCTATGAGTTTGCTAAACTCTATGCCAAAATTTTCAAAAAAGATGAAGGCCTCATTCAGAAGACAACCGGTCTCTTCCCGGCAGAGTCTCCAAAGAACAATAACAAGAATCAAACTTCTCACCATTTCCGTATGGACACTTCAAATATCGAAGAGATTTTGGGCGTACAGATGCCAAAGATCGAAGAGTCTTTGATGCTCACTTATAAGAGATTAAACGCTTAA
- a CDS encoding Flp family type IVb pilin — translation MKDKLIAYLKDETGQTSTEYILLVAVVATIVIKFKGAIVKKLFGEGGDGNGGILGTVLNESNFSDFANP, via the coding sequence ATGAAAGACAAGCTTATCGCTTATCTTAAAGACGAAACGGGGCAGACATCTACAGAGTACATTCTACTCGTAGCTGTAGTTGCAACGATCGTTATTAAGTTTAAAGGCGCGATTGTTAAGAAGCTCTTTGGTGAGGGCGGAGACGGTAACGGGGGTATCCTCGGTACAGTTCTAAATGAAAGCAACTTCTCAGATTTCGCTAACCCGTAG
- a CDS encoding prepilin peptidase, with the protein MTPIIFGLILIQLLAVAWIDLKTHKISNRWAMLNVLLSVVLHLFFRSHYPLDWEVLLFPVGFIVIGFFLFLVNIMGAGDSKYLASLFLIVPVELHLGFFERLILSTMLVGAFLLSAKVIKNFAQLRAYFIGHYWSGIKGIIKSRFSYAPVILIAWIILGVNQWR; encoded by the coding sequence ATGACCCCCATTATTTTTGGCCTTATCCTCATTCAACTCCTGGCAGTTGCCTGGATTGATTTAAAGACCCATAAAATTTCTAATCGTTGGGCCATGCTGAATGTATTGCTTTCAGTAGTACTGCATTTATTTTTTCGCTCTCATTATCCATTAGACTGGGAAGTTCTGCTTTTTCCGGTTGGTTTCATTGTGATTGGTTTCTTCTTATTTTTGGTCAACATCATGGGAGCAGGGGATTCTAAATACCTCGCTTCACTTTTTCTGATTGTGCCAGTTGAACTTCACTTAGGATTCTTTGAACGCCTCATTCTAAGCACCATGCTTGTGGGTGCTTTCTTATTAAGTGCCAAGGTCATCAAAAACTTTGCGCAACTCAGGGCCTACTTCATTGGACACTATTGGAGCGGGATAAAAGGAATAATTAAGTCTCGTTTTAGTTATGCACCGGTTATTCTGATTGCATGGATTATTCTGGGAGTTAATCAATGGAGATAA
- the cpaB gene encoding Flp pilus assembly protein CpaB, with the protein MNSRAFTTSLILAAVAVLMIYSYISSRETELQSEYGQQTPVVVAKEDIKELEIIDDRKVQLINVPSKFQMPGNFKRVEDLYNTIAAVPIKKGEQITAPRVTYPGAQSGLSRQISIGKRALSIRVTEDSAVSRLLKPGDRVDVLALVDYASGKKERLKVKTVLQDVLVLSTGLFVTNSVPLVNLKSDNDTRQMKLNSYTNYNTVTLELTPFEVQKMVFLVSAGNGISLSLRNNDDKSIERISATRLYDVLGEDAAEAKTYFAEQMAKETKRTGPGGR; encoded by the coding sequence ATGAATAGCCGGGCATTTACTACCAGTCTAATTTTAGCAGCAGTCGCTGTGTTGATGATCTATTCATATATCTCAAGCCGTGAAACAGAACTTCAAAGTGAATACGGACAACAAACACCGGTTGTTGTGGCGAAAGAAGACATCAAAGAACTTGAAATCATCGATGATAGAAAAGTTCAATTGATCAACGTTCCTTCAAAGTTTCAGATGCCTGGTAACTTCAAGCGAGTGGAAGATCTTTATAACACGATTGCGGCCGTTCCTATTAAGAAAGGTGAACAAATCACTGCTCCCAGAGTGACTTATCCAGGTGCTCAATCAGGTCTATCAAGACAAATTTCAATTGGTAAACGTGCGCTTTCAATTCGTGTGACAGAGGACTCTGCTGTCAGCCGTCTACTAAAACCAGGCGATCGTGTTGATGTACTTGCTCTGGTTGACTATGCCTCAGGTAAGAAAGAAAGACTGAAAGTTAAAACGGTTCTTCAAGACGTTCTGGTTTTATCAACAGGTCTGTTTGTTACGAACTCAGTTCCACTGGTTAACTTGAAGAGTGATAATGACACTCGTCAGATGAAACTTAACAGCTACACAAACTACAATACTGTGACGCTGGAACTAACTCCTTTTGAAGTACAAAAAATGGTGTTTCTTGTTTCTGCCGGAAACGGAATCAGCCTTTCTCTTAGAAATAACGACGATAAGTCCATCGAGCGTATCAGTGCCACTCGTCTCTATGACGTATTAGGGGAAGATGCGGCCGAAGCGAAAACTTATTTCGCTGAACAGATGGCCAAAGAAACGAAAAGGACCGGACCGGGTGGCCGTTAG
- a CDS encoding type II and III secretion system protein family protein encodes MALGQDSSTAPATTTTGGASTSGPVAEKELEVAMGIDAIEKLDFDYSTKMTIGNDQLLKLVLVPQKKEVIFKGLKPGRTTVLIRDNLGDIRLRYTVVVTATGKSNTVSELRELIGDVEGLEIGIKGGKVFVGGEIVVPDDIGRVSQVLANYQDVLTLIELSPQTQRVIARKMSDELAKNNLKDVSVRVVNKVYWLEGVVSSGDKKKLAVTIAKAYLPPKIINLSANSNRYATPQSEDIIDFIAVNEKKDPQPAPKMVKITSQFVELSKSYNKIFAFKWAPLMGEDGSQISFGQTESGNVTSTSSGTLSATISNLFPKLNSAKSAGYARVIQSGMVIVRDGFEQGGDINKQTTIPFAVGTGDFTKATEAKVGLSMNVKPKVLEQEKIELGINMSVNTQVSGGSAPIVTSNSVNTNLILKSKESAAIGGVVQSQSVTDYDNTGNDPAPQQSSTGGAGAGSPLFRLYRAKSYTTNKSQYVIFVTPEIIESASAGSEEIRKKFRRRE; translated from the coding sequence ATGGCCTTAGGCCAGGATTCTTCAACTGCGCCTGCGACCACAACCACGGGTGGGGCATCGACCTCTGGACCGGTTGCTGAGAAAGAACTCGAAGTAGCGATGGGGATTGATGCCATCGAGAAATTGGATTTCGACTACAGCACCAAGATGACCATTGGTAACGACCAGCTTCTGAAACTGGTTCTGGTTCCGCAAAAGAAAGAAGTAATTTTTAAAGGTCTTAAACCGGGAAGAACTACGGTCCTTATCCGGGATAACTTAGGAGACATTCGTCTTCGTTATACCGTAGTGGTGACTGCCACCGGTAAATCCAATACTGTTTCTGAACTTCGCGAACTGATTGGTGACGTTGAAGGTCTAGAGATCGGTATTAAAGGTGGAAAGGTCTTCGTTGGCGGTGAAATTGTGGTACCGGATGATATCGGGAGAGTTTCACAAGTTCTTGCCAACTATCAGGATGTTCTGACTTTGATTGAACTTTCTCCGCAAACTCAGCGAGTGATCGCTCGTAAGATGAGTGATGAACTGGCAAAAAACAACTTAAAAGACGTTTCAGTTCGAGTGGTGAATAAGGTCTATTGGCTTGAAGGTGTCGTGAGTAGTGGTGATAAGAAGAAGCTCGCGGTAACAATCGCAAAAGCTTATCTTCCGCCAAAAATTATAAACCTTTCGGCCAACAGTAATCGCTATGCGACTCCGCAATCCGAAGACATCATCGATTTCATTGCGGTAAACGAAAAGAAAGACCCACAACCAGCACCGAAGATGGTGAAGATCACTTCACAATTTGTTGAATTGTCGAAAAGTTACAATAAAATTTTCGCCTTTAAATGGGCCCCCTTAATGGGTGAAGATGGTTCACAGATTTCTTTCGGTCAGACTGAATCTGGTAACGTGACTTCAACTTCATCGGGAACATTGAGTGCCACGATTTCCAATCTCTTCCCGAAACTGAACTCTGCGAAGAGTGCCGGTTATGCTCGCGTGATTCAATCCGGTATGGTGATTGTACGTGACGGTTTCGAGCAAGGTGGAGATATCAACAAGCAAACAACCATTCCATTCGCTGTTGGTACCGGAGACTTTACTAAGGCAACGGAGGCCAAGGTCGGTCTTTCAATGAACGTGAAACCAAAAGTTCTTGAGCAGGAAAAAATTGAGCTTGGGATTAACATGAGTGTAAACACTCAGGTGAGTGGTGGTAGTGCGCCTATCGTAACTTCTAACAGTGTGAACACCAACTTGATCTTAAAATCAAAAGAATCTGCCGCCATCGGTGGTGTGGTTCAAAGTCAATCAGTCACTGATTATGACAACACCGGAAACGATCCGGCCCCTCAACAGTCATCCACAGGTGGAGCAGGAGCAGGTTCTCCATTGTTCCGTCTATATAGAGCAAAAAGTTATACGACTAACAAAAGTCAGTACGTGATTTTTGTGACTCCTGAAATTATTGAATCGGCCTCAGCAGGTTCAGAAGAAATCAGGAAGAAATTTAGAAGAAGAGAGTAG
- a CDS encoding ATPase, T2SS/T4P/T4SS family, translating to MPGHIITVIGGKGGVGKSQVAANLALAYAGEIRAKTLLLDFDQKACGDQNIITGLKSKKNVKELADFSGAIDPRSIQLFTADHKAGISFIGMPTEPIAANQINEEGLGKALKAMVNIYPLIVIDAGSEISPLALKAMEFSTLIFIVASPDLLAVNQCKRMYTDLITMLFPKDMIQILVNQAVNGHPVSPDVIGKQIGKPVFHAIPRDDASCIAALSRSTPVVVGAKNSPFGTGVVDCARKLIQKNVLKTLEKLTKPQDAGAKAANGNSTNGEGGASDEKKRDHWTDLKSRIHKSLVEEMDLKKQDDSDPKAKIILREQTKKMVVELLGKEDTKNILPTRDDMNRIVKEILDEALGLGPLEDMLADKSISEIMVVGPKKIYYEQKGKVKKSEITFTNDRQVMNVIERIVAPIGRRIDEKTPYVDARLADGSRVHAIIPPCAIDGCCITIRKFPDKRLTYKDLVNFGAMTEEMADFLRISVEAHRNIVVSGGTGSGKTTLINMLGGFIQSNERIITCEDSAELNFPQDHVVRLETRPPSLEGDGEIDIRCLVKQTLRMRPDRIVVGECRGGETLDMLQAMNTGHDGSMTTVHSNTPRDAISRLETLVQYAGAGLPQKAIKEMIASAVHMIIQQSRLDDGSRKCLYITEIGGIQGEVVTLQDIFVFKQEGMNKEGKIVGKFMATGFIPKFIETLEKKGYKVPRGLFINK from the coding sequence ATGCCAGGACATATTATTACAGTCATCGGTGGTAAGGGAGGCGTGGGGAAATCTCAGGTCGCGGCCAACCTCGCCCTTGCCTATGCGGGAGAAATTCGCGCAAAAACCTTGCTTTTGGATTTTGACCAGAAAGCATGTGGTGATCAGAATATTATTACTGGTCTGAAATCAAAAAAAAACGTGAAGGAACTGGCGGACTTCTCAGGTGCCATTGATCCACGTTCAATTCAGCTTTTCACGGCCGATCATAAGGCAGGAATTTCTTTTATCGGTATGCCGACTGAGCCTATTGCTGCTAACCAGATCAATGAAGAGGGTCTCGGGAAAGCACTTAAGGCAATGGTAAATATCTATCCATTAATTGTGATCGATGCCGGAAGTGAGATCAGTCCTCTTGCACTAAAAGCAATGGAATTTTCTACCCTCATTTTCATCGTGGCCTCACCGGATCTTCTGGCAGTGAACCAGTGTAAGCGTATGTACACTGATCTCATCACGATGCTTTTTCCAAAAGACATGATTCAAATTCTCGTTAACCAAGCAGTTAACGGTCACCCGGTAAGTCCGGACGTGATTGGGAAGCAGATTGGTAAACCTGTTTTTCATGCCATCCCTCGTGACGATGCCAGTTGTATTGCTGCCCTTTCTCGCTCGACACCTGTGGTAGTGGGCGCCAAAAACTCGCCATTTGGAACAGGTGTTGTAGATTGTGCACGAAAACTTATTCAGAAAAACGTTCTAAAGACCTTAGAGAAGCTGACGAAACCACAGGACGCTGGAGCAAAAGCGGCCAACGGTAATTCTACCAATGGTGAAGGTGGGGCCTCAGATGAGAAGAAACGTGATCATTGGACGGATTTAAAAAGCCGTATTCACAAATCTCTTGTGGAAGAGATGGATCTTAAGAAACAAGACGATAGTGATCCAAAGGCAAAGATTATTCTTCGTGAGCAAACGAAGAAGATGGTCGTAGAACTTCTCGGGAAAGAGGACACAAAAAATATTCTTCCCACTCGTGATGATATGAACCGCATCGTGAAAGAAATTCTCGATGAGGCCCTGGGGCTTGGACCTCTGGAAGATATGCTTGCGGACAAATCCATCTCCGAGATCATGGTGGTGGGCCCGAAGAAAATTTATTATGAACAAAAAGGGAAAGTGAAGAAATCCGAAATCACTTTCACCAATGACCGTCAGGTAATGAACGTTATTGAACGTATCGTGGCCCCGATTGGTCGCCGTATTGATGAAAAAACTCCTTACGTAGATGCTCGTCTAGCAGATGGTTCCCGTGTACACGCGATCATTCCACCCTGTGCGATTGATGGTTGTTGTATCACCATTCGTAAGTTCCCGGACAAACGCCTCACGTATAAAGATCTTGTGAACTTTGGTGCCATGACTGAAGAGATGGCGGATTTCTTGCGTATCTCGGTTGAAGCTCACCGAAACATCGTTGTTTCCGGTGGTACCGGTTCCGGTAAAACAACACTCATTAACATGCTCGGCGGATTCATTCAGTCGAACGAACGTATTATTACCTGCGAGGACTCGGCGGAATTGAACTTCCCACAAGACCACGTGGTACGTCTTGAAACACGTCCTCCTTCGCTTGAAGGTGATGGTGAAATTGATATTCGTTGTCTTGTAAAGCAGACCCTTCGTATGCGTCCTGACCGAATTGTGGTGGGTGAGTGTCGAGGCGGTGAAACTCTCGATATGTTACAAGCAATGAACACTGGTCACGATGGTTCGATGACGACAGTTCACTCAAATACTCCGCGTGATGCGATTTCTCGTCTGGAAACTCTGGTTCAGTACGCTGGTGCCGGTCTTCCTCAAAAGGCGATTAAAGAAATGATCGCTTCTGCTGTTCACATGATTATTCAGCAATCTCGTCTTGATGATGGTTCACGTAAGTGTCTTTACATCACTGAGATCGGCGGTATCCAAGGTGAAGTGGTGACTCTTCAGGACATCTTTGTCTTTAAACAAGAAGGGATGAATAAAGAAGGGAAGATCGTAGGGAAATTCATGGCCACCGGATTCATTCCGAAGTTCATCGAGACCCTGGAGAAAAAAGGCTACAAAGTTCCGAGAGGATTATTCATTAACAAATGA